Proteins co-encoded in one Vibrio sp. SNU_ST1 genomic window:
- the uhpA gene encoding transcriptional regulator UhpA, with the protein MINVALVDDHVIVRSGFAQLLSLEADITVVGEFNSAAEARLGLPSCHPDVVILDISMQDESGLSLLEEIPSGIASIMLSVHDSPAMVEKSLELGAKGYLSKRCSPDELIQAVHTSANGGCYLTPDIAIKLATPMKNKASLNQLTRRESEVCQLLATGLDVKSIAVELKVSHKTVHVHRANAMDKLNVKNNVELAKLFTQDQY; encoded by the coding sequence ATGATTAATGTTGCGCTTGTTGATGACCATGTCATTGTTCGCTCTGGCTTTGCTCAATTACTCAGTCTTGAAGCTGATATCACGGTCGTGGGGGAGTTTAACTCTGCGGCAGAAGCGCGCCTCGGACTGCCAAGTTGTCACCCTGATGTCGTTATCTTGGATATTTCAATGCAAGACGAAAGTGGCCTGAGCTTATTGGAAGAGATTCCATCTGGCATTGCTAGCATTATGTTGAGCGTACATGACTCTCCGGCGATGGTTGAAAAGTCATTAGAGTTAGGAGCTAAAGGTTATCTCAGTAAACGCTGTAGCCCTGATGAGTTAATTCAGGCCGTACACACGAGCGCAAATGGCGGCTGCTACCTTACGCCAGATATCGCCATAAAACTTGCGACACCAATGAAGAATAAAGCCTCGTTAAATCAGCTCACCCGCAGGGAAAGCGAAGTGTGCCAGTTATTGGCGACAGGGCTCGACGTGAAATCTATTGCCGTCGAGTTGAAGGTTAGCCATAAAACAGTACATGTGCACCGTGCCAATGCCATGGACAAACTCAATGTTAAGAACAACGTTGAGTTAGCTAAATTGTTCACTCAAGACCAGTACTAG